Proteins encoded together in one Streptomyces umbrinus window:
- a CDS encoding DUF5133 domain-containing protein: MLLPAKAEVARHLELYRAWERMMLAAPADRAARGNFEDTGYTLCVLMGKRCAREAVHAAERYLSAGPGARRRDRAKGGSANGRRPAKSGRPGRSDGLAASPVA; the protein is encoded by the coding sequence ATGCTGCTGCCTGCCAAAGCCGAGGTCGCCAGGCATCTTGAGCTGTACCGAGCCTGGGAACGCATGATGCTCGCGGCCCCCGCCGACCGTGCGGCGCGGGGCAATTTCGAGGACACGGGATACACGCTGTGCGTGCTCATGGGCAAACGCTGCGCGCGGGAGGCCGTGCACGCCGCCGAGCGTTATCTGTCGGCCGGGCCGGGCGCCCGCCGCCGCGACCGGGCCAAAGGCGGCTCGGCCAACGGCAGGCGCCCCGCCAAGTCCGGCAGGCCCGGCCGTTCCGACGGTCTCGCGGCAAGCCCTGTGGCGTAA
- a CDS encoding pep a2, producing MKTVVPCYYHLDVEVSSERVDQVRRILAAHLRYWNLENLVEPVCHCADVLLRSIGEHAADKNTTIEMWWNGQHLITAIADNDGGFHPESATPGCLARIAALSDGWGCCGTDTGGKIVWFSRRARAIERAPLVPAGPAPSLREARRTPREMPVPAMAFSTPVGSFEGEVVVAASG from the coding sequence ATGAAGACCGTAGTGCCCTGCTACTACCACCTCGACGTGGAAGTCAGTTCGGAGCGGGTCGACCAGGTCAGGCGCATTCTGGCCGCCCATCTCCGGTACTGGAACCTTGAGAACCTCGTCGAGCCCGTCTGTCACTGCGCCGATGTGCTGCTCCGCTCGATCGGGGAGCACGCGGCCGACAAGAACACCACGATCGAGATGTGGTGGAACGGCCAGCACCTCATCACCGCCATCGCCGACAACGACGGCGGGTTCCACCCGGAGTCCGCCACGCCCGGCTGTCTGGCCCGCATCGCCGCGCTGAGCGACGGCTGGGGCTGTTGCGGCACGGACACCGGCGGAAAGATCGTCTGGTTCTCGCGCCGGGCCCGGGCCATCGAGCGCGCCCCGCTGGTCCCGGCCGGCCCCGCGCCCAGTCTGCGCGAGGCCCGTCGGACGCCCCGCGAGATGCCCGTACCGGCGATGGCGTTTTCCACGCCCGTGGGCTCGTTCGAAGGCGAGGTCGTCGTGGCGGCCTCCGGGTAG
- a CDS encoding nSTAND1 domain-containing NTPase: MGRRERPLDPAEGPVAQFAYELRKLRREAGGITYRAMARQAHYSAATLAHAAAGERLASLPVALAYAEACGGDRDEWERRWHQASQDTAEESLAADDDAEAPYPGLARFEASDSERFFGRDHLVGQLVDLVRDKDFVVLTGPSGSGKSSLLRAGLIPRLQKTDPPRVRPATIRILTPGPHPARTHADALDPGTTRSGTVIVVDQFEELFTLCADPAERKGFLDLLFTAVRPEHGIRVVVAVRADFYGHCARYRRLAQAAQEATLLVAPMSTEELRETIVKPAALGGLIVERTLTSRIVAEIQDEPGGLPLMSHALLETWRRRRGRALGEAAYDAAGGIHGAIARTAEKLYESLTGGQAGTVRRILLRLVSPGQGTGDTRRPTRRTELTALGGGTDADTDVVLERLARARLITLDEDTVDLAHEAVLTAWPRLRTWIDEDRERLRSQHRLTEAAATWQDLGRDSGSLYRGVRLSTAEEQFGATDDLTPLEREFLDAGLDARRGEQRGRRTRTVVLSVLVVLSLVAALVAWQQNQSGERRRIEAEARRLVGVAESLRLSDPVTAMRLSLAAWRVADLPETRSALLGAAAQRNQDVFTDPDGTDETMRHLSADGRTLLSVGTDQVTRWDVGAGRRTATWPGLGGAAKDVGFIRADASWIPEFDKGRAVLRNLAAGRRDGTPLAVADGGIEMGTSGRSLLVYHAEGSERRVQLWDARSRRKLLEIARDTDAKVDGATGAQVEWARLTAHMNRQRKDGRGTALTDDPAFTDATVSADDRLLALCVPGERFELWEVTDKRRLPAPWLPKATIEQCVKERIEFTPDGRYLGLIDATGFRAWEVSSGKELPAVAYSGLKVAQLSADGAFLVASDGEEILVWRMDSPDFPVVRHQLAGETVQEIRIDTEAGIVRYLGGPEGSWGPAVHTLNVGSAVHTRWEQSPALAVEFGPDGRTLAVARADEDGKRLRFRLVDGRTGRLLAEPPPLPCRVPSGAAVYGECDALLAFDSSGGELAYGVANYTSPTAATELSLYDIPRRRVTGTLGSGEVGPEPLTGISFGTGDRTLLLSSLPGAMTEATRIWDLRRRTVVGTLPGSVGAVTSHPDGDLLVTERGQAYRLPAGTRLPSVRSPGKSTALAFSPDGDHLAVGDGSGRVVLWDGRLNRRLGVLADPDTTTYQYVSALAFSRDGRTLAVAGDEGTLQLWDVPSRRRIGSTLVTPGDTVRALAFGPDGGTLYAAGDHAPSQTYEITPDRAARTVCRRVTTGLSRDDWDRYVQDVAYRRSCPKA, translated from the coding sequence ATGGGACGTCGTGAGCGGCCGCTGGACCCGGCCGAGGGACCTGTCGCGCAATTCGCGTACGAGCTGCGGAAGTTGCGTCGGGAGGCGGGCGGGATCACCTACCGCGCGATGGCCCGGCAGGCGCACTACTCCGCGGCCACGCTCGCGCACGCGGCGGCCGGGGAGCGGCTGGCCTCGCTGCCGGTGGCCCTCGCCTATGCCGAGGCGTGCGGAGGGGACCGCGACGAGTGGGAACGACGGTGGCACCAGGCCTCCCAGGACACGGCCGAGGAGAGCCTCGCCGCCGACGACGACGCGGAAGCTCCCTACCCCGGTCTGGCCCGGTTCGAGGCGAGTGACAGCGAACGCTTCTTCGGCCGGGACCACCTCGTCGGCCAACTCGTCGACCTGGTCCGGGACAAGGACTTCGTCGTCCTGACGGGCCCGTCCGGCAGCGGCAAGTCCTCACTGCTGCGCGCCGGTCTCATCCCCCGCCTCCAGAAGACCGACCCACCGCGCGTCCGGCCCGCGACCATCCGGATCCTCACCCCGGGACCGCACCCGGCGCGCACCCACGCCGACGCCCTGGATCCGGGCACCACCCGCTCCGGGACCGTCATCGTGGTCGACCAGTTCGAGGAGCTCTTCACCCTCTGCGCCGATCCCGCCGAGCGAAAAGGCTTCCTCGACCTGCTGTTCACCGCCGTCCGACCCGAGCACGGCATCCGCGTCGTCGTCGCGGTCCGCGCCGACTTCTACGGCCACTGCGCCCGGTACCGCCGACTCGCGCAGGCCGCACAGGAGGCCACGCTCCTGGTGGCTCCCATGAGTACGGAAGAGCTGCGCGAGACGATCGTGAAACCGGCCGCGCTCGGCGGGCTGATCGTCGAACGGACGCTCACCTCGCGGATCGTCGCCGAGATCCAGGACGAGCCCGGCGGCCTGCCCCTCATGTCGCACGCCCTGCTGGAAACCTGGCGCAGACGCCGGGGCAGAGCACTGGGCGAGGCCGCGTACGACGCCGCGGGAGGCATCCACGGGGCGATCGCCCGCACCGCCGAGAAACTCTACGAGAGCCTCACCGGCGGGCAGGCCGGCACCGTCCGTCGCATCCTGCTCCGCCTGGTGAGCCCGGGTCAGGGGACCGGGGACACGCGCCGTCCGACCCGGCGCACGGAACTCACCGCGCTGGGCGGCGGTACGGACGCCGACACGGATGTCGTACTCGAACGGCTCGCCCGCGCCCGTCTCATCACGCTCGACGAGGACACCGTCGACCTCGCCCACGAGGCCGTGCTCACCGCATGGCCCCGCCTGCGCACCTGGATCGACGAGGACCGTGAGCGGCTCAGGTCCCAGCACCGGCTCACCGAGGCGGCGGCCACCTGGCAGGACCTCGGACGGGACTCGGGCTCCCTCTACCGGGGCGTGCGACTGTCCACCGCCGAGGAGCAGTTCGGTGCCACGGACGATCTCACCCCGCTGGAACGGGAGTTCCTCGACGCCGGCCTCGACGCCCGCCGGGGCGAGCAGCGAGGCCGCAGGACCCGTACGGTCGTCCTGTCCGTTCTTGTGGTGCTCAGCCTCGTCGCGGCGCTCGTCGCCTGGCAGCAGAACCAGTCCGGCGAGCGGCGGCGGATCGAGGCGGAGGCCCGGCGGCTCGTCGGAGTCGCGGAGAGTCTGCGCCTGTCCGACCCGGTCACGGCGATGCGGCTCAGCCTCGCCGCGTGGCGCGTCGCCGACCTTCCCGAGACGCGCTCCGCGCTGCTCGGCGCCGCGGCGCAGCGGAACCAGGACGTGTTCACCGATCCCGACGGCACCGACGAGACCATGAGGCATCTCAGCGCCGACGGCCGCACGCTCCTCAGCGTCGGCACGGATCAGGTGACCCGGTGGGACGTGGGGGCGGGACGGCGTACGGCCACCTGGCCCGGGCTCGGCGGGGCCGCGAAGGACGTGGGGTTCATCCGGGCGGACGCGTCGTGGATCCCCGAGTTCGACAAGGGAAGGGCCGTCCTGCGGAACCTCGCCGCGGGGCGCCGGGACGGGACGCCGCTGGCGGTCGCCGACGGCGGTATCGAGATGGGGACGAGCGGTCGCAGCCTCCTCGTCTACCACGCAGAGGGATCCGAGCGCCGGGTGCAGCTCTGGGACGCCCGGTCCCGGCGGAAGCTCCTGGAGATCGCGCGCGACACGGACGCGAAGGTGGACGGGGCGACCGGCGCACAAGTGGAGTGGGCGAGGCTCACGGCCCACATGAACCGGCAGCGGAAGGATGGCCGAGGCACGGCCCTGACGGACGACCCCGCCTTCACGGATGCCACGGTCAGCGCGGACGACCGTCTGCTGGCCCTGTGCGTTCCGGGTGAGCGCTTCGAGTTGTGGGAGGTCACCGACAAGCGCCGCCTGCCCGCACCCTGGCTGCCGAAGGCGACCATCGAGCAGTGCGTGAAGGAGCGGATCGAGTTCACGCCCGACGGCAGGTATCTGGGGCTGATCGACGCCACCGGATTCCGGGCGTGGGAGGTCTCGTCGGGCAAGGAACTGCCTGCGGTCGCCTACTCCGGCCTGAAGGTCGCTCAACTCAGTGCGGACGGCGCGTTCTTGGTGGCGTCGGACGGCGAGGAGATCCTGGTCTGGCGGATGGACTCACCCGACTTCCCTGTCGTACGGCACCAGTTGGCCGGCGAGACCGTCCAGGAGATCAGGATCGACACGGAGGCCGGCATCGTCCGCTACCTCGGCGGCCCGGAGGGCTCATGGGGACCGGCCGTCCACACGCTGAACGTGGGCAGCGCGGTGCACACCCGTTGGGAGCAGTCCCCCGCCCTGGCCGTCGAGTTCGGCCCGGACGGCAGGACTCTTGCCGTCGCCCGCGCCGACGAGGACGGGAAGCGCCTTCGGTTTCGCCTGGTCGACGGGCGTACGGGACGGCTGCTGGCCGAACCTCCGCCGCTACCGTGCCGGGTCCCCTCGGGAGCTGCGGTGTACGGAGAGTGCGATGCCCTGCTCGCCTTCGATTCGTCCGGCGGAGAACTCGCCTACGGCGTGGCGAACTACACGTCGCCGACCGCCGCGACCGAGCTGTCGCTCTATGACATTCCACGGCGGCGCGTCACCGGCACCCTCGGCTCCGGCGAAGTCGGCCCGGAGCCACTGACCGGTATCTCCTTCGGCACCGGCGACCGGACGCTGCTCCTCTCCTCGCTGCCCGGGGCCATGACCGAGGCCACCCGTATCTGGGACCTCCGTCGCCGGACCGTCGTCGGCACGCTCCCGGGCTCCGTCGGCGCGGTGACCTCGCATCCCGACGGCGACCTGCTCGTCACCGAGCGCGGGCAGGCGTACCGCCTGCCCGCGGGCACCCGGCTGCCGTCCGTCAGAAGCCCCGGCAAGTCCACCGCTCTGGCGTTCAGCCCGGACGGTGACCATCTGGCCGTCGGTGACGGCTCCGGCCGGGTCGTCCTCTGGGACGGGCGACTGAACCGACGGCTCGGAGTCCTCGCCGACCCGGACACGACCACCTACCAGTACGTGTCGGCCCTGGCCTTCTCCCGCGACGGCCGCACGCTCGCCGTCGCGGGTGACGAGGGCACCCTGCAGCTCTGGGACGTCCCCTCCCGCCGACGGATCGGATCCACGCTCGTCACACCGGGCGACACCGTCCGCGCGCTGGCGTTCGGCCCCGACGGCGGCACGCTCTACGCCGCCGGGGACCACGCCCCCTCGCAGACGTACGAGATCACCCCGGACCGTGCGGCGCGGACCGTCTGCCGTCGCGTGACCACCGGGCTGTCTCGGGACGACTGGGACCGCTACGTCCAGGACGTCGCCTACAGACGGAGTTGCCCGAAGGCCTAG
- a CDS encoding glycosyl hydrolase: protein MDDLTAVHRPGIPRRTLLAAAAATTAAAGALTWARPGSAAAASTAGASSGFAEPGRAVGPKFRWWWPDGLVRPDEIRREVDQIADAGFGGAEIAAVHHSVSDPSVLDTERHGWGSPSWVAGVEAALSQAARRGLTIDLTVGPAWPAAVPGITPDSEAAVKELAHGAVTLAPGTAYSGPVPEPVHEAASGVTERRLLLVQAARVNTANSTRKETGLDQDSVRDLTSTVSDGTIGWTAPDDGTWVLIAYWVRGSGQTPEAGPHTDPPSYVVDHFSAAGTRAVTDFWEAHLLTPAIRRLLKVSGGALFEDSIELETDGLQWTPRLPDAFREHTGRSLLPLLPVVILDNSNQVFAFEAAATRQIRHDFWETVSTLFNRHHVGALRTWARSLGLQLRSQPYGLQTDAIASAALLDIAEGESLGFKNLDDYRCLAGGRDMAGHTVLSCEAGAYSGSAYSTTWQRFLRTMGGAYAAGVNQTVVHGFSYAELPGVNWPGYAAFTPYKGTAGYGESWGPRHPTWKHVPDVSGYLGRVHQVLQTGRPRADVAVFRQTGYTATGIGASWFTATGITLGWTHQFLSGPLLDLPTATVRRGRLAPDGPAYKALFVEGDFFYGSTVTLALRDARALLRLTRAGLPIVLLGAWDTVVPSGIPDSGETDELRSVVRELLAQPRVRRVTDKTAVPAALTELGVRPDAGYASASTLLNAHRVADGVDYYYLCNGKHAETVKPPVAAIDHEVTLHRSTAKGVPYLLDPWTGGVERIARYTEEGDTVTVRVALQPAETLVVAIGRPGLFGDRNGGRRHAVASEAEEVRFTDAGLTVRATTAGTYRTELSNERMVRTSLKDVPEPTELTSWRLRVLDWRPGATATGTTVVEHDLTLDALVPWSQIPELADVSGIGRYRTTVTLGDTWTGGRGARLELGAVTDTCRVTVNGHRLDPVDQIHPVVDLGGLLRRGQNVIEVEVATPLANRLRVSDPGVYGGLARQAYGLMGPVRLVPYGEARVGTPTR from the coding sequence ATGGACGACCTCACCGCAGTTCACCGGCCGGGCATTCCACGCCGTACGCTGCTCGCCGCCGCCGCGGCCACGACAGCGGCGGCGGGTGCGCTGACCTGGGCGAGACCCGGGAGCGCCGCGGCCGCATCCACCGCCGGGGCCTCCTCGGGTTTCGCCGAGCCGGGCCGCGCGGTGGGGCCGAAGTTCCGCTGGTGGTGGCCCGACGGTCTGGTGCGGCCCGACGAGATCAGACGGGAGGTCGACCAGATCGCCGACGCGGGCTTCGGAGGCGCCGAGATAGCCGCCGTGCACCACAGCGTCTCCGACCCGTCGGTGCTGGACACCGAGCGCCACGGCTGGGGCAGCCCCTCCTGGGTCGCCGGTGTCGAGGCCGCGCTGAGCCAGGCGGCCCGGCGCGGCCTCACCATCGATCTCACCGTCGGCCCCGCGTGGCCCGCGGCGGTTCCCGGCATCACCCCGGACAGCGAGGCCGCGGTGAAGGAACTCGCCCACGGGGCCGTCACGTTGGCCCCCGGTACCGCCTACTCCGGCCCGGTCCCCGAGCCCGTCCACGAGGCGGCGTCCGGCGTCACCGAGCGACGGCTGCTCCTGGTGCAGGCCGCGCGGGTGAACACCGCGAACTCCACCCGCAAGGAGACCGGCCTCGACCAGGACTCGGTCCGCGACCTCACCTCCACCGTCTCCGACGGCACGATCGGCTGGACCGCGCCCGACGACGGCACCTGGGTCCTGATCGCGTACTGGGTGCGCGGCTCCGGCCAGACACCGGAGGCAGGACCGCACACCGACCCGCCCTCCTACGTCGTCGACCACTTCAGCGCGGCCGGCACCCGAGCGGTGACCGACTTCTGGGAGGCCCACCTCCTCACCCCGGCGATCCGCCGCCTGCTGAAGGTCTCCGGCGGCGCGCTCTTCGAGGACTCCATCGAGCTGGAGACCGACGGCCTGCAGTGGACGCCCCGCCTGCCCGACGCGTTCCGGGAGCACACCGGCCGCTCCCTGCTGCCGCTGCTGCCCGTCGTGATCCTCGACAACAGCAACCAGGTCTTCGCCTTCGAGGCCGCCGCCACCCGCCAGATCCGGCACGACTTCTGGGAGACGGTCTCCACTCTCTTCAACAGGCACCACGTCGGGGCGCTGCGCACCTGGGCGCGCTCGCTCGGCCTCCAACTGCGCTCCCAGCCCTACGGGTTGCAGACCGACGCCATCGCCTCGGCCGCGCTCCTGGACATCGCCGAGGGCGAGTCCCTGGGCTTCAAGAACCTCGACGACTACCGCTGTCTGGCCGGCGGCCGTGACATGGCCGGGCACACCGTGCTCTCGTGCGAGGCAGGCGCCTACTCCGGCAGCGCCTACAGCACGACCTGGCAGCGGTTCCTGCGCACCATGGGCGGCGCCTACGCGGCCGGCGTCAACCAGACCGTCGTACACGGCTTCTCCTACGCCGAGCTGCCGGGCGTCAACTGGCCGGGATACGCGGCCTTCACCCCGTACAAGGGCACGGCCGGCTACGGCGAGTCCTGGGGTCCGCGCCATCCGACCTGGAAGCACGTGCCGGACGTCTCCGGCTACCTGGGGCGGGTCCACCAGGTGCTGCAGACCGGCCGGCCACGAGCCGATGTGGCGGTGTTCCGGCAGACCGGCTACACCGCCACCGGCATCGGCGCCTCCTGGTTCACCGCCACGGGCATCACCCTGGGCTGGACCCACCAGTTCCTCAGCGGCCCGCTGCTCGACCTGCCGACCGCCACCGTGCGCAGGGGACGGCTCGCACCCGACGGCCCGGCCTACAAGGCCCTGTTCGTCGAGGGCGACTTCTTCTACGGCTCCACAGTGACCCTCGCCCTGCGGGACGCCCGCGCCCTGCTGCGGCTCACCCGCGCCGGACTGCCGATCGTGCTGCTCGGAGCGTGGGACACCGTCGTGCCGTCCGGCATCCCCGACAGCGGCGAGACCGACGAACTGCGTTCGGTCGTCCGGGAGTTGCTCGCCCAGCCGCGGGTCCGTCGCGTCACCGACAAGACAGCGGTGCCGGCCGCGCTCACCGAACTCGGCGTACGGCCCGACGCCGGGTACGCGTCCGCCTCCACCCTCCTCAACGCCCACCGGGTGGCCGACGGCGTCGACTACTACTACCTCTGCAACGGCAAGCACGCCGAGACCGTGAAACCGCCGGTGGCCGCCATCGACCACGAGGTCACCCTGCATCGCTCAACGGCCAAGGGAGTGCCGTATCTGCTGGACCCGTGGACCGGCGGAGTCGAGCGCATCGCCCGGTACACCGAGGAGGGCGACACGGTCACCGTGCGGGTCGCTCTCCAGCCCGCGGAGACCCTCGTCGTGGCGATCGGCCGCCCCGGCCTCTTCGGCGACCGCAACGGTGGCCGTCGCCACGCGGTCGCCAGCGAGGCCGAGGAGGTGCGCTTCACGGACGCCGGACTCACCGTCCGCGCCACGACGGCGGGCACGTACCGGACCGAACTGTCCAACGAACGCATGGTGCGTACGTCCCTCAAGGACGTGCCCGAGCCGACGGAACTCACCTCCTGGCGCCTGCGCGTACTGGACTGGCGGCCCGGCGCCACGGCCACCGGAACCACCGTCGTCGAGCACGACCTGACCCTGGACGCCCTGGTGCCCTGGTCGCAGATCCCGGAACTCGCCGACGTCTCGGGCATCGGCCGCTACCGCACCACGGTCACGCTCGGCGACACCTGGACGGGCGGCCGCGGCGCACGCCTCGAACTGGGCGCAGTCACCGACACCTGCCGCGTCACCGTCAACGGCCACCGCCTCGACCCGGTCGACCAGATCCACCCGGTGGTGGACCTCGGTGGCCTGCTCCGCCGCGGGCAGAACGTCATCGAGGTCGAGGTGGCGACCCCGCTCGCCAACCGGCTGCGGGTCAGCGATCCCGGGGTGTACGGCGGCCTGGCACGGCAGGCGTACGGGCTGATGGGGCCGGTACGCCTCGTGCCGTACGGAGAGGCCCGCGTCGGCACGCCCACTCGCTAG
- a CDS encoding RNA-guided endonuclease InsQ/TnpB family protein yields the protein MVQVGVAAEGGHARYTYRLRVPSMARTALAAEWDRCRWVWNECVAKSRVVHLHNKATGQKATCGPAQLDRMLTEARARTPWLREGSSVVQQQVIRDFGRSRAKAHKDIKERLPMARRAGMPGWKTKREALPTLNYTRRGFRLRDGRLHLAGDVVVTVVWSRELPAEPSSVRLYQDSLGHWYASFVVPAQIEPLPQTGRVLGVDWGVKETATTTSDAHDLPHAGHGRKARTKLTRYDRMMARRRPKKGMPGSKGYREAKKLRAKAYKKAARQREDTSRKWARKVVRDHDAIAVEDFRPKFLARTTMARKAADAAIGATKAALIEMGRKHGRDIRLVHPAYTTMDCAHCMTRAKHALPLGEHTYTCTACGTASPRDKNSAHVMLARAGLNPAGTDGARPPGALLQEAA from the coding sequence ATGGTGCAAGTGGGGGTGGCTGCGGAGGGCGGGCATGCCCGCTACACCTACCGGCTGCGCGTGCCGTCCATGGCGCGTACCGCCCTGGCGGCGGAGTGGGACCGGTGCCGCTGGGTGTGGAACGAGTGTGTCGCCAAGTCCAGGGTCGTTCACCTGCACAACAAAGCAACCGGCCAGAAGGCCACGTGCGGCCCCGCGCAGCTCGACAGGATGCTGACCGAAGCCCGCGCCCGTACGCCGTGGCTGCGTGAGGGCTCGTCGGTGGTCCAGCAGCAGGTCATCCGCGACTTCGGCCGCTCCCGCGCCAAGGCGCACAAAGACATCAAAGAGCGCTTGCCCATGGCGCGCCGGGCCGGGATGCCGGGGTGGAAGACCAAGCGCGAGGCACTGCCGACCCTCAACTACACCAGGCGCGGGTTCCGGTTGAGGGACGGCCGCCTGCACCTGGCCGGGGACGTCGTGGTGACGGTGGTGTGGTCGCGGGAACTGCCGGCCGAGCCGTCCTCGGTGCGCCTGTACCAGGACAGCCTCGGGCACTGGTACGCCTCGTTCGTCGTCCCCGCCCAGATTGAGCCCCTGCCGCAGACCGGCCGCGTACTCGGTGTCGACTGGGGCGTGAAGGAGACCGCGACCACCACCTCCGACGCGCACGACCTGCCGCACGCCGGGCATGGCAGGAAGGCCCGGACGAAGCTGACCCGCTACGACCGGATGATGGCCCGCCGCAGGCCGAAGAAGGGCATGCCCGGATCGAAGGGCTACCGCGAGGCGAAGAAGCTGCGGGCGAAGGCGTACAAGAAGGCCGCGAGGCAGCGTGAGGACACCAGCCGTAAGTGGGCCAGGAAGGTGGTCCGCGACCACGATGCGATCGCGGTCGAGGACTTCCGCCCGAAGTTCCTGGCCAGGACCACCATGGCCCGCAAGGCTGCTGACGCCGCCATCGGCGCCACCAAAGCGGCTCTGATCGAGATGGGCCGCAAACACGGGCGGGACATCCGCCTGGTCCACCCCGCGTACACCACGATGGACTGCGCGCACTGCATGACGAGAGCCAAGCATGCACTGCCACTGGGTGAGCACACCTACACCTGCACCGCATGCGGAACCGCATCCCCACGGGACAAGAACTCCGCACACGTCATGCTCGCCCGGGCTGGTCTCAACCCGGCTGGTACTGATGGCGCAAGACCTCCTGGAGCGCTGCTCCAGGAGGCAGCCTGA
- a CDS encoding AMP-dependent synthetase/ligase, whose translation MHPLEVVRPARPLMQGGLADSLFETAERDPTLSQLARRSDAAPGAWEPVSAVELRDEVVDVARGFIAAGIFPGHRVAVMARTRYEWTVLSYALWSVGAEIVPIYPTSSHEQVGWILEDAGCVAVVVEDEQGIMTVGSVCASLPTLQHVWQLDSGALTDLMEQGRSVPFTTVESMRRIVLPDSTAIIAYTSGTTGPPKGCALSHRSLASSCDTLLAGWGHTVAPPGQQPAILAFLPFSHVYGLMIQGLCMRGGMLMGHVPDLRPETLSAALLSFRPTFLYAVPSVFEKFYKNFLRKAQEAGRGALFERAVRTARDFAAAGERHRLGTGPGPGFDLRLQHALYEKTVYRKLRAALGGRVCGAVSGGSPLNRELALFYSGIGIFVHDGYGLTETSGGITAQPVGREKFGTVGRPLPDMEVHVAEDGEILVRGPAVFQGYINDETSTRAALYNGWLATGDIGRLDSEGYLSITGRKKDIVITSSGKSVAPAALEERLRVHPLIHQAVVVGDNRPCVGALITLDPDFLAHWRSVLAIPGEVHDRETREENALREEVKRAVAAANSTVSRSESIRVYRVLSEPFDLANGMLTPSMKLRRDAIAHRYAAEIEAMYQSSSRAPRNLSTVDPYTWDDADNVFR comes from the coding sequence ATGCACCCCTTGGAAGTTGTCAGACCGGCTCGGCCTTTGATGCAGGGAGGGCTCGCGGACAGTCTCTTCGAGACGGCTGAACGCGATCCCACCCTGTCCCAACTGGCCCGTCGTTCGGACGCCGCTCCGGGGGCCTGGGAACCGGTGTCCGCGGTCGAGCTGCGGGACGAAGTCGTGGACGTGGCCCGGGGTTTCATCGCGGCCGGGATCTTCCCGGGCCACCGCGTGGCCGTCATGGCGCGCACCCGCTACGAGTGGACCGTGCTCAGCTACGCGCTCTGGTCGGTGGGCGCCGAGATCGTGCCGATCTACCCGACGTCGTCGCACGAGCAGGTCGGCTGGATCCTCGAGGACGCCGGCTGCGTCGCGGTGGTGGTGGAGGACGAGCAGGGCATCATGACGGTCGGCTCCGTGTGCGCCTCGCTGCCGACCCTGCAGCACGTCTGGCAGTTGGACTCCGGGGCCCTGACGGACCTGATGGAGCAGGGCCGGTCGGTACCGTTCACCACCGTCGAGTCGATGCGCCGGATCGTGCTGCCCGACTCGACCGCGATCATCGCCTACACCTCGGGTACGACGGGACCTCCCAAGGGATGTGCCCTGAGCCATCGCAGCCTGGCGAGTTCCTGCGACACCCTGCTGGCCGGCTGGGGCCACACGGTGGCGCCCCCCGGGCAGCAGCCGGCCATCCTCGCCTTCCTGCCCTTCTCACACGTGTACGGCCTCATGATCCAGGGGCTGTGCATGCGCGGCGGGATGCTGATGGGGCACGTGCCCGATCTGCGCCCGGAGACACTGTCCGCCGCCCTCCTGTCCTTCCGCCCCACGTTCCTCTACGCCGTCCCGTCCGTCTTCGAGAAGTTCTACAAGAACTTCCTGCGCAAGGCTCAGGAGGCAGGCCGCGGCGCCCTGTTCGAGCGCGCGGTCCGCACGGCGCGGGACTTCGCCGCGGCCGGCGAGCGGCACCGGCTGGGAACGGGTCCGGGCCCCGGTTTCGATCTGCGACTTCAACACGCCCTCTACGAGAAGACGGTGTACCGAAAGCTGCGTGCGGCGCTGGGCGGAAGAGTCTGCGGCGCGGTGTCGGGCGGCTCTCCCCTCAACCGTGAACTCGCCCTCTTCTACTCGGGAATCGGGATTTTCGTCCACGACGGATACGGACTCACGGAAACCAGCGGCGGAATTACGGCCCAGCCGGTGGGCCGGGAGAAATTCGGAACCGTCGGACGCCCCCTGCCCGACATGGAGGTCCACGTCGCCGAAGACGGGGAGATCCTGGTGCGGGGACCCGCGGTCTTCCAGGGCTACATCAACGACGAGACGAGCACCCGGGCCGCGCTGTACAACGGCTGGCTGGCCACCGGCGACATCGGCCGGCTCGACAGCGAGGGCTATCTGAGCATCACCGGGCGCAAGAAGGACATCGTCATCACGAGCAGCGGCAAGAGCGTGGCTCCCGCGGCTCTCGAAGAGCGTCTGCGGGTCCATCCGCTCATCCATCAGGCGGTCGTCGTGGGCGACAACCGGCCCTGTGTGGGAGCGCTGATCACCCTCGATCCGGACTTCCTGGCGCACTGGCGCTCGGTCCTCGCCATACCGGGCGAGGTGCACGACCGCGAGACGCGCGAGGAGAACGCCCTGCGCGAAGAGGTCAAGCGCGCCGTCGCCGCGGCCAACAGCACCGTGTCGCGCTCGGAGTCGATCCGCGTGTACCGCGTGCTCTCCGAACCGTTCGACCTCGCCAACGGCATGCTCACCCCTTCGATGAAGCTGCGCAGGGATGCCATCGCGCACCGCTACGCCGCCGAGATCGAGGCCATGTACCAGTCGTCCTCGCGAGCCCCCCGTAACCTCTCGACCGTCGATCCCTACACCTGGGACGACGCGGACAATGTCTTCAGGTGA